The stretch of DNA ttgtatggacttacaatccgctagcttgttgtttcttgttgtcttggaaaattacacttgggtgacggtgcttcaagtgttcgttcatagccgacgtgctaccgtggtatgcgagctcagcttagcaaagagtacacacagtggcaccctccatattttccttgaaataattctagGCTCTgactattctggtccgctttttttggctttatgccgctttcacgtgttaccaattctgccctttttggcaattggcggtgttttcaactcttcgtagtgaggagtgaaccagcgattcacttggctcgttgttgtcgattcgtccgatttcctcctcaggaaggcggtggcgtgcataaaaacaccgagaggtgtcggatggctctttatggatacttttactgaccaaaacaaaaatgtgggGATGCAGCCTCTCAACTCCGCGCTACCTGCGTACTCACCGATCTCGcttcctctctctcgctcgcccagtttcttcctctttgctcaatctaacccatcattacccgtcgacggtatgttttgcccgtcgacgcatttccgtcttcgatgacgtcgacagcgtcgactagtcgggacagctctagtcagttgcatgatgcacacgttgggcgttccgtgataagaaggcgtcatgtgtctcttatgccctatattgtgctgttttccttaaactatggtataagtgctatttattttatattgggggtgttagagtaatacaaatagTCAATCGAATTCCCTGAggaattatattaagtgtgttgtaGTAATGCAAAGAGTTAgacagtgcctacgagaaaaggtactatctccttcacaaGCGATGCTTCATCAAGACACtaattaaatgtaaattcaggcaccAAGGGGTTAAAGCTGCAACGCCATTTGTCGCTAGGTAACCGATATCTACTTACGTCAGGGAAGGCACTTCTTTATATTCCCTGGAGAAAGCTGATTTTTTGTGCTCGTCCTCTTCAAGGTTGACAGAAAGAAAAAAGAGAAGAAGGATAAGGAGAGAGAGAATGAGAAGGAGAAAAGTGCGCTCTCCAAAGAGCGTATACAGAAGAGACAGACGCCGTCGCCCCTTTCTAGTTCCAGGAGATCCCAAACAGACAGCAGGTATTGCTGCCATCGacggctatagacgtccaatccatttgaagtgtgaggaatggcagcgaatgaacgttcgttcattcgctgccattcctcgcacttcagatggattggacgtctactagtgataaacttaaaTGAACAGAAgtatgattggacatctatcctcGTCAATGTTTTCAGTTCTAGCACCCCCAGACCGAGAACCAGACCCCCGTCTCCTGCCCCTCCCAAAAGTCGGCCTTTATCGCCTTTAGTACAAGCGGCGGGAACCAATTCGCCCACGGGTAAGAAGACGCCCCCTCCCGGGTCCAAAACGCGACCCAAACGGGCCCAGACGCCCGCGAGAGTGCAGGCCCAGTCGGTCACGGCGGTCTCCGTGGAAACCGGACAAGAATCCGAGGAGGCTGAGACACCGGAGGAGAGAAAGAGTAAGTGTGGTAACCATGGTTTcatttggacatctagcgccatcaTTGGCGCTGAAACATGATTTCTGATAGTGAAGGGCTAATCATAGCTTAATCTGACCAATAATTTTGCGATTAATcaatgatgccgatcgatcgggtccgatcacatcatttcaaagtatcggaatcgtcaAAAAAAGTATCggacatgtctttttttttaacatatgtcttaaactcatccagagtctttagttttggcttaaagtagggctgtcaaatttatcgcgttaacggcggtaattaattttttttaattaatcacgttaaaatatttaacgcatgcgctgcacgacccactcacgcattgtcgcgttcaatctataatggcgccgatttagagcctttttttaattggctaaatcctgaaaatccctctctcaacaattagaaatatcgtgggaaagcaatgtgaggaagaaaggtagtagttgatctttttctttacaccctaagttatttcccaacgcagagaagatatatcaattggtgccactacgcacagtcatggttgcacttcccatcatgcatttgggcagaacagttaaatggctacagtatcatttactgaaagctcaacaaatacactagatggcaatatttagtcacaatatacaaagtcacatttatcctttaagaattacaagtctttctatccgtggatccctctcacagaaagaatgttaataatgtaaatgccatcttgaggatttattgtcataataaacaaatacagtacttatgtactgtatgttgaatgtatatattcgtccgagttttattcatttttttcttaatgcattgccaaaatgtatatgatcgggaaaaattatcgggaatgattggaattgaatcgggagcaaaaaaaaaagcaatcggatcgggaaatatcgggatcggcagatactcaaaacgatcgggatcagatcgggagcaaaaaaacattatcgGAGCAACCCTAAAACTTACTCAGTTGTATTTCTTTCCTCCTTCATAGGCTCCAGTAATACGTCGACCGCCACTCCAGTCTCATCTCCAGTCCCAAGCACACCAAGTGTGGACTCCTCCTCAAGTGTCACGCCTAGAGAAGAGCTCCCCACTTTAGTCGCCTCTCCCGCGGTTCAGCCTGCAAGCACTGGCAGGCCGTCAGCCGGCACCAACGACCCAGAGGAGGCCGCTCGCGTCCTGGCCGAAAAACGCAGACAAGCCCGCGAGCAGAGGGAGAGGGAGGAGCAGGAACGCCAAGAGCAAGAGCACAAGAACAGGTGAGCCAAAGTCAAAATTGACTCGGTTACTTGAGCGACGTACGTAACCTGGACGCGTCCTCAGAATCCTTCGGGAGGAGGCGATGGCTCGAGACGCAGAAGAGAGGAAACGCAGAGAGGAGGAGGCCCGTTTCATGGCCGAGCAGCAGCGGCTGATGGATGAAGCCCAACGAGCCCAAGAGGAGAAGGAGGCCCAGGAGCGAGCCAAAGCCGAGCAGGAGGAAAACGACAGGCTTCAGAAACAGGTCAGTGCATGGCGATTCGTCCTTTCCGTTGTGTTCAGACGAGGCAGTTGGACTCGAGTCATTGGGACTCAGTCGAGTCACAAATTTGATGACTCACAACTCAATTCTGACTAGAAGAAAAAAACGAAGACTCGGAATTGACTCGTTTGAACTCGGAGGGTGCGAGACTCGACTTGGAGACATTAACTCGAGACTTGACTCGACTCATGAGACAATGACTCGAGACTCAACAAGCGATCTTGAAAAACTTAGATCGTACATTGGTTCCCACTTGCCAGTGGTCCGCTTGGTTGCCTTGACTGCTCTCGCCACTCCCTCACGGAATAATTATGACTCGACTCAACAACCTTCTGACTTGACATGTCTCGTCCTTACAACCTTTGACGAGACACGACTCGTCTTTAGAACCTTGTTACTtggctcgactcgacatgaccttgagactcgactcgaaataaccttatgactcgacTTGAGACAATGACTGCAGACTCGACAAGATGACTTGAAAAACTTGGATCCTAGATTGGTTCCCACCTGCCAGTGATCCGCTTGGTCACCTTGACTGCTCTCGCCACTCCCTCACGGAATAACTGATTTGACTCGACAACCTTCTGACTTGACatgactcgtctttacaacctttgactagacacgactcgtctttacaaccttgtgactcggctcgactcgacatgacgtggagacttgacataaccttatgactcgactcgacataaccttctGACCCGACTCGACTTGTCTTTTGAGACAGTGACTCCAGACTCGACAAGATGACTCAAAAAACTTGGTTCGTTGATTGTTTCCCTCCTGCCAGTGATCTGCTTGGTCGCCTTGACTGCTCTCGCCACTCCCTCACGGAACtctgtgactcgactcgacatcctTTTACTTGACACGACTTTTTACAACCTTTGACTTGACAAGACTCGTCTTTAGAACCTCGTGACTCGGCTCGACTCGAAATGACATTGAGACCTGACTCAACTGGACTTGACTCAATATCTTATAaactgactcgacataacctcatgaCCAGACTCGACTTGACTCATGAGACAATGACTCCAGACTCGACAAgatgacttgaaaaaaaaaaggatcccaGATTGGTTCCCACCTGCCAGTGATCCGCTTGGTTGCCTTGACTGCTCTCGCCACTCCCTCACGGAATAacctgtgactcgactcgacaacattttgacttgacacgactcgtcTTTAGAACCTTGTGACTCGGCACGTCCCAACGTAACCTTGAAACTAAACtcaactcgactcgacataaccttatgactcgactcgacataacttcATGACCCGACTCAACTTTACTCTTGAGACAATGACTCCAGACTCGATGAGATGACTCAAAAAACTTGGTTTGTAGATTGGTTCCTACCTGCCAGTGATCCGCTTGGTCGCCTTGACTGTTCTCGCCACTCCTTCACAGAACAacctgtgactcgactcgacaactTTTTGACTTGACACAGTtcgtctttacaacctttgacttgacacgactcgtcTTTAAACCCTTGTGACTCGGCTCGTCTCGACATGACCTCAAGACTCGACTCAACTCGACTCAACCTtacgactcgactcgacatagcttcgtgactcgacttgactgGAGACAATGACTCCAGACTCTACAAGATGACTTAAAAAACTTGGTTCGTAGATTGGTTCCCACCTGCCAATGATACGCTTGGCCGCCTTGTCCCCTCTCGCCACACCCTCACAGAACAACCTGTGACTCCACTTGACATGACTCGACTTTACAACCCTTTGAATTGACACGATtcgtctttacaacctttaACTTGACACGAATcatctttacaaccttgtgacttgGCTCAACTcaacatgacctcgagactcgactggACTCAACATAACTGTATAACTCGACTCGACTaaacataaccttgtgactcaactcgacttgacttgcccacaacaggtaagactcAGATCATAGTTACTCGTGCAGTTGTCTGGTTAAGACTCCAGTCCagccagtcaaaacggattggatgtctagcgccgccaATGCCGTCAAGTGTAAATACTGTTAGTTACTGTAAAGCCTTGAAATTTCCATTAAAGTTGACGGAAGCTCGTAATGACCCCCCACATGCCGAGACGGCATTTACCATCTGCGTCTCTTAATGCATAGacacatccctgcgctgtctggCATCTGGGCAGATTACACGCAGAGAATATATGCACTGCTGTCACGGATTATTCACGTCGCGGGCGAGCCCTAATAGTCAGAGAGGCCCCTTGTCCGCCCAGGCGCATGCCAGCTGGTGACCTCCATAATGCTGACAAGCGGCGGCGGAGATAGCGACGCTTCTGTCGCTCGCGGCTCCCTTCGCCGAGACGGACAAGCGGCGTCAGTGTGCCTTTTCTCTTTCAATGGTTCAATTGTTTGGCGTGACGGTGATCGAGATTGGCTGGACTCTTATTTTGAAAAGGGCAGACGTACTGGAAGTGTACATTAGAAGTTGAGTGCCCATGTGACTGCTTGGGAGCGAGTGTGAAAGCTCACTGAAGCTTGTAATGGAGGTTAATAAGCTGTCACTGTATCACAGCTATGACATGGAGAGTGTACTAGCTGTGTACAGTACGCCCTCTGGTGGAAGTCTATTGCAGACCAGGTTTGCCCAGAAACATGCCCAGTTTAATAAAAGCCCAAATTACAAGctcctgttctagttgtttactTGCTAATACCTCTATATTATAAACAGAAACGTGTTTTGCAGataagcatgatgggaaatgtagttctttaaaaaggtttcaataaacacaaaaattgaTGAACTCTATTTTTTTATACGTTATTAAACATCAATGCTTGTCGATAGAAATCACCGTCAAAGTACAACTTTGGCAATATTTTCTAgatagtaataataatgatatttcTAGATTCTGAAGTGCATTCTGGGAGCAGTATATCTATTACCATTGGTgtcaaaagcaaaagaaaataCACCTGTCGAGAGAAAACGATTTGAAACAGACCAGAATACGGACAAAACccaaaaaattacagtatatcgaATTGAAATGGTATTtgtgctaacatgctaatcgaCAATCGtagataaaaaacacatttcaaaGTGTTTTACGATTTAATTTACCATTTCTAGCTTGCTGAACATTGTAGCTGCctcactcattggctaccaatgactgccatagacgtctaatccatttaaaGATTTATTGCTagcatgctaaatgctaatcgATAATCGTGTACATGCCTGCTTCTATTGTTTTACTACAAAATAATGAAGAAATCAtcaattagcatgttagcaaaaataccACTTAACGCATTTTCATTGCAATGTCATTTGTTGGAGTTAATTTGTTGAATTTGAATACAAATCAGAAATGACTTTCAGTTCACAGTTCATGCATTGAGAGGCGCTAAAATGCCACTTTAGTAGTCTCAATAATGCGATAAAGTTAGGCAAATACACTACTATGAAACAAGGTATCGCTATATGACTTTTCTCCTCTCTGTGACCTCATGACCCCTGAAATTTAATCACAATAATCTGTGTCATATTGCAAACCTATCCTGTTTGCTAATAATCCCATTATTCATACTTGAGTTTTAATGAAATTACTCtcctgacctttgacctcatgacccctAAAATTTAAAGACCTTTTCTGTTTCATATTGCAAACCTATCCTCTTTGctaataatccctttattcgtaCTTGAGTTTTAGTGAAACTACTctcctgacctctgtgacctttgaccttatgACCTCCCCTATCCTGCACCTTAGATGATACTCTTTATTCTTTCTTGAGCTATCTTGAACCAAAACATGGGAGGAAAAACTATTTGGAGCTCAAAAATGTCTCTAAACAATTAACAGACTCTCAATATCGATTAATTGTGGTTTTCCAAAACAATAATCATGTTTTGACGCGTTTACAGAGAGAAGAAGCTGAAGCGAAAGCGCGGGAAGAAGCCGAGCAGCAGCGCATGGAACGGGAGAAACACTTCCAAAAAGAAGAGCAAGAACGCCTGGAGAGGAAGAAGGTATAGAGAAGCTTGTCCTTCaactctttcactgccattgacggcgatagacgtccaatccgattTAACGTATTGGACTCctttcaccgtcaatggcagccaattattaaACAGGACATCTTTattaatacgttttttttttgttttgtttctttgtttcttCATAGCGTCTTGAGGAAATCATGAAGAGGACTCGCAAGAGCGACGCCGGCGATAAAGTTCGTGTTTTTCCCGACATAACTTTCTCCTGTCCTCAGAACAGCATcctcatttcctgtttttttacaGAAGGACGCGAAGGCGTCGCCACAGGTTAATGGCAAGGACGCGGACCTTAGCAAAGGTAGCTAATGTAGTTCCGAAAACCACCAACATCGAGATTCATGCCACGATTTATTTTTTCAGGCGACAAATTGACGACCCCAACCCCGCCGACCACGGCTAGCCCCGTCGTGAACGGAGTGCAAAACGGCGTCTCTGCTAACGGCGATTTCGATCCCATCATGCAGCTGAACAGCAGCACTAGCCCCGCCCCCCCTCCAAGCGGGATGGTTACGGTCGGAGAACCCTTTCTGATGAAAACGGGTCCGATGAAACCTCAACACGTGGCAGGTACGCGACGTTAAGTGCTGAACTTATGCCACaattgattatttttataatgaaggattatttttgctgtgaattCATTAATTGGCTAATGTATAAATCACGTTATATACTACTTTGGGATTTATATTTTAGCTGAAAATGTGCATTGGAACTATGTACGTATCATTGTTTTCCAAAGCAAAAGCAGACGTTTGACTACACAAAGTCAGAATgttacagatttaaaaaaaaaaaaaaaaaacatggggagttttcaaaaaattgttttctattaaaaatactttttatatataatgataaagaaataataaatataatgaaaaaatatttttttcctttttgtttgATGTACGAACAAACACAAAAGTTTTAGttttttcatattaaaaaaaaacatacaaatggACAAAAGGTTTGTCGTTTAAAATTtcctaaaatatactgtatatataagcgCGTAAAAAGAATACTGTTTTTtccttaattgaaaataataaaatgaatagttaataaatttaaaaaataatttaaaaagatgaaaacaagaagcttttttttcattttataattaaaaGAAAACTTTAAATAATTAATAGATATGAGAATATTTACTATTAAAAGGCTCAAAAGGAGCATTTGAACATTTCTTGTGattcaaaaaaatttaaaacaaggtattaaaatattaaatatacacagtcattaaatcaataaatgaatttaaaatgcactttttttgttCTTAGAAAATGTAAAAGACATTCAATAGTAAAATATTATGACTATTTACTATTAAGAGGCTCAATAAGAGAACATTTAAACTTcttaattcttaaaaaaaaacaactcataaatacatatttaaaattaaaaggcTAAAAATAAAGAGGTTTTttgggtttcccctaggatttttagaaattgtggtggtgggctgcatcgaagTCAGACAGCCCAACATGTTGTGCCGCGGCGAAATTGCTTCATATCATGActaatgaaatttttttttacatttattttttccaagaagaaccataacaaagatctatttgaaatatttcattcgccagactaatgaaatattttgaaACGTGACGGTCTACATTTACGATGGAGTTTTTgggccaaataaaaaaattaataaaatgactACGAGATTAAATTTGCtccgaggggggaaaaaaattaagtattattacgtaggggtaaTGTACCTGTAAACCGCGACGcactttacgtacatgtaccttagctgggagctacgacgaagcattagcaTAAATCATTCTATGgataataatttgatgtagatgaggcaagagaaaaaaagttgaaatcttACTACAATGAATGTTATTCAGGTTGTTTTCACGGGTTTAAACCAAAATTACATTCATTCACTTGAAATATCTTTCTATGGAATTTTCTCCCGACTCCGCCCCAACATAATCAGACTCAAGGTTGCAACAGGAGAACtgatgtgattttcaaaatgAAGTGTATAAAGGAACAATTTTTATTTAACGCGCTATTTCAGGCGACTTTTGGCAAATAGCGCGTAAATGATTAGCTATAGATATTCATTTAGACGTATTGTTAAATCATTAGGGctttcaaaatgatcgcgttaacgggcggtaattaatctttttaattaattacgttaaaatatttgactcatttaacgcacatgcccctctcaaacagattaaaatgacagcacagtgtcatatccacttgttacttgtgttttttgtcgccctctgctggcgcttaggtgctACTGATTTTaagggtttcagcacccatgagcattgtctattgacatcaacaatggcgagctactagtttattttttgtttgaaaattttacaaattttattaaaacgaaaacattaagaggggttttaatattaaaatttctataacttgtactgacatttatcttttaagaactacaagtctttctatccatggatcgctttaacagaatgttaataatgttaatgccatcttgttgatttattgttataataaacaaatacggtacttatgtacagtatgttgaatgtatatatccgtcttgtgtcttatctttccattctaacaataatttacagaaaaatatggcatattttatagagtttttgttgatgttggtttgaattgcgattaattacgataaattaatttttaagctgtgattaactcgattaaaattttaattgtttgacagccctatgaaTTATACAGATAAATTCGaatttaacttaaaaaaaaaaaaaaaatctcatttgcaaggcctggcggcttttattttggtgtggaagtgcgccacaatcttttaAGTATAAGGGAAACCCTGGTTTAACAATATCTCTAATCATTTCCCCAACTATAAAATAGTTGTCAAATAATTTGAGAATCCATTAGTTGCCAGACGATTAATCTCGCCAGCCCAATGAcagaattttctccattttGTGCCTTTCAGAGGTCCTGTGAGTCCCCCGCACATCCATGGACACGCCTTACATCTACGCTTCAGCATAGAGAATCATGCTACACCACAGcagcttatgaaaaaaaatgtgtgccaAACAAACAACATGCCTCTGCTGACTCCATGACAACacacaggaggaaaaaaaaaatcagtattcTGTCTTCAGCGTGTTCTGTTGAAagttttcttcaaaaaaacgTCACATGCAGATTTTTGGTGCACCTTAAAGATGactgaatttttagaaaatacagtataagccccaacggaggaaaaaaaaatggttgttaTTATTACCGTCGTTCTGATATTGTTAAGTTGAACAATGtgtgtttgttgtttttgtcttgAAATATGTTGAGTTATTTAACATGAGGGGTATTGGACCGACTGGCATCAGACAGTATGTAAATGTATATGAACCTGGCTGCCAAAAGGCCTTCTGTCAAAGGGGATCTGTGAAATAAAGCTTTATGAAAGGGAGCTTTTTATTTTTCGTCGTTCTTCGGCGTGGTCAAGTGAGACCGTAAACAGCCCTTGACGGTGAGCGACAGACAAGGAGGCAAATGCGGTCTGACGGCGGAGCCAAAGGAGGGATTGTCACCATTAAGAATAACCACGGTGCGTTCAAGTGTCAAAAACGAAGCGTTAATAACAACTGTTGGCTTCTCCTTGGTGGAGGTCAGTGGTGCATGTCCCACTCACTTGTCAGGTTTTTTTGCTTCTGTTAACGTAGCCGAGTGTAGaacttagtgttgcaccgatactagtatcggaaaGGGGCCCAGATACTGTACTAAAATTGGTATCGGTGGCTAGTAATACTAAGTAATAATGCAATTAATTTGATAGCAAAAGTGATTAGCGAATAAGCTAATGTACGAATGTCATATATCCTGCTAGCAAAAGTGATTAGCCCATGAGCTAAAATAATCTTCTAGTAATGAGCAGTAATTATTGTATGAGTGATGTATAATTTGATAGTAAGTAATTAGCAGATGAGCTAAGCTAATGTACTAATGTCATATAAACTGCTAGCAAAAGTGATTAGCACTTGAGATAATGTACAAATGTCATATATCCTGCTAGCACAAGTGATTACTCACTATAGCAAGTAATTAGCTAATTTTTTACTAATTACTATCAAATTATAccacattattacattatattagcTCATGGGCTAATCACTTTTTCCGAGCAGGATATATGACATTCTTACATTAGCTTAGCTCATGTGCTACTCACTTTTGCTAGAAGAATATATGACATTCGTACATTAGATTAGCTCATGTGCTAATTACTTACTATCAAATTATACCACATTAGTACATTATCATAGCTCATGGGCTAATCACTTTTGCTAGCAGGATATTTGACATTTGTACATCATCTTAGCTCATGTGCCAATCACTTTTGCTAGCAGAATATATGACTTTAGTACATTATCTTAGCTCATGTGCTAATCACTTTTGCTAGCAGAATATATGACATTAGCTTAGCTCATGTGCTAATTACTATCAAATTATACCATATTAGCACATTATCTTAGCTCATGGGC from Corythoichthys intestinalis isolate RoL2023-P3 chromosome 22, ASM3026506v1, whole genome shotgun sequence encodes:
- the LOC130910377 gene encoding MAP7 domain-containing protein 1-like isoform X6; translation: MDTMDYKELGQHFEEKLTLTDKSLPLQGDCPPIRNGDKCLPSVFLTPDDSAITDLSPKTDSGTKAETPTDTDASCKMEKPVAGTVAPQAPKKDVMNSEQRQKLAKQRREERAKYIEQQTQLQAAKKAQWLEKEEKARRLRESQLEDRRRKLEEQRLKAVKRRALLEEKQKLKFEKNKERYESAIKRSTKKTWAEIRQQRWSWAGGLNQTSRRETRSMRLSPWESKIVERLMTPTLSFLARSRSAATLFNSSDSSSASPLNCSSRQHQSSERWRVSSASTPDITQRHRQRNSTPVDRKKKEKKDKERENEKEKSALSKERIQKRQTPSPLSSSRRSQTDSSSSTPRPRTRPPSPAPPKSRPLSPLVQAAGTNSPTGKKTPPPGSKTRPKRAQTPARVQAQSVTAVSVETGQESEEAETPEERKSSSNTSTATPVSSPVPSTPSVDSSSSVTPREELPTLVASPAVQPASTGRPSAGTNDPEEAARVLAEKRRQAREQREREEQERQEQEHKNRILREEAMARDAEERKRREEEARFMAEQQRLMDEAQRAQEEKEAQERAKAEQEENDRLQKQREEAEAKAREEAEQQRMEREKHFQKEEQERLERKKRLEEIMKRTRKSDAGDKKDAKASPQVNGKDADLSKGDKLTTPTPPTTASPVVNGVQNGVSANGDFDPIMQLNSSTSPAPPPSGMVTVGEPFLMKTGPMKPQHVAEVL
- the LOC130910377 gene encoding MAP7 domain-containing protein 1-like isoform X5 is translated as MDTMDYKELGQHFEEKLTLTDKSLPLQGDCPPIRNGDKCLPSVFLTPDDSAITDLSPKTDSGTKAETPTDTDASCKMEKPVAGTVAPQAPKKDVMNSEQRQKLAKQRREERAKYIAAKKAQWLEKEEKARRLRESQLEDRRRKLEEQRLKAVKRRALLEEKQKLKFEKNKERYESAIKRSTKKTWAEIRQQRWSWAGGLNQTSRRETRSMRLSPWESKIVERLMTPTLSFLARSRSAATLFNSSDSYSHHCSRSASASPLNCSSRQHQSSERWRVSSASTPDITQRHRQRNSTPVDRKKKEKKDKERENEKEKSALSKERIQKRQTPSPLSSSRRSQTDSSSSTPRPRTRPPSPAPPKSRPLSPLVQAAGTNSPTGKKTPPPGSKTRPKRAQTPARVQAQSVTAVSVETGQESEEAETPEERKSSSNTSTATPVSSPVPSTPSVDSSSSVTPREELPTLVASPAVQPASTGRPSAGTNDPEEAARVLAEKRRQAREQREREEQERQEQEHKNRILREEAMARDAEERKRREEEARFMAEQQRLMDEAQRAQEEKEAQERAKAEQEENDRLQKQREEAEAKAREEAEQQRMEREKHFQKEEQERLERKKRLEEIMKRTRKSDAGDKKDAKASPQVNGKDADLSKGDKLTTPTPPTTASPVVNGVQNGVSANGDFDPIMQLNSSTSPAPPPSGMVTVGEPFLMKTGPMKPQHVAEVL